GGACCCAAACGGACCAAACCAGATGAAAAATGAATGTATGCGTTGAAGCTGGCCTAAGCAATGGTTCGTCATTGCCCTGGCAATCCCTCTAGGACCTGCCCTCTTAGGCCATGAGTTAGGGTGGCATATGGATATATATGTCTCATGAGAAAAGGTAGTTTGAGGTGTCTACGCTGATTTTCTTTCTCCAATGTAAGCTATCATTAGTGGGTCTcatcaaaaaatagaaaataaagactcAATACACATGTATCTCTACTCTTCACTCTAACTTTTTTAGCTTTTTACACCGAACCACACTTTCTCTTTAAGCATCCACCTTCTGCAGAAAATCCCGCTTCCCCATCCGAACCTATTTTTTTCGACATCCAatcctacatggcatgcgaggcatcaACAAAATCACTGACATGCACCCACCCACCAAACCTCTTTTCGGTCTGGCTCTTCAGCCCATCTCCGCTTCGCCTCACATGACAAATAGCAAACGGGGTCTACATCGACCATAATACACTAGAGTTTTACTTATAACTCAATCTCAATACCTAGGGATGTGAATGACACAATAAACGGCTCCGCAAGGCCCGTTTAGTTAGCTCGATGTTTATTCTTGTGAAAGAAAAACCTTTCTTTAATTGTTAGACCGATAGTtgatttttttgaggaaaacacCTTTTTAACTTTTGGACCGATAAGTGAATGAACTTACACGGACGCCGAGTAGATACTTATCCCTCAGCTTGATTTTACAGCCTCCAGCAACACATGACTCGAGCCCATCTCATgatacaatttttttttcaaaacgaaggcaaaagatttgcctcatcgattaattaaaaaTAGAATTGCTTAGTTAATTAACAAAACATCAGGCGAAAACCGATACATATAGACCACGTGTGGACTACTCTCTAAGAAAGAAACTCCATGACCCCATGATCAACCTGACAACGCAGCAACCACAACCCTCGCACTTCTATGTCGCAAAGAAACCCCCAACAAAACCAAGGTTGAAGACAACAGACACCACCAAATCCACGGAGACGAGCCACTCTAAGATGGCGGTCGAAGAGGCTGAGAATTATCTATTAAGCAGCCACAGACGCTTTATCAAGGGCGTCACTTTTTTTGCCTATGCTCCTAAGAGCCTTCTTCACCTTCTTGATTTTGACCGTAGAAGAGCCTTCTTCACCTTCTTGATTTTGCCCGTAGAAGACTCCTCTGCTAGAAGGCAAGCAATTGCCTTGCCAGACACAGGGCTAGCTGCCTCCAGGGAGGCAAGCAAGCCACAAAGCTTTCTCTTGAACACCGCCTCATCAATACATGCCAACATATCTTCCCGGTCAAAGTCGGACGATCGGATGTACTTCAGCGCCTCAGATTGAGGTGCCAAAGCCCCTACCTCATCAACCTCGGCATCCACAGACGCTATCTTGTCTCTCATAGACACCACCGCGTGAACATCATCAGCCTGGTACCACCGACATGATGGACTCTGGCGCCTTCAGTTGCCCGCATGGCAGATACAATCTTATGATACAAGAAACAATTGAGTAAAACAACCGATACTTCATTTACCTACTACTAGGTACAACCAGGATTGAGATCTGGGGTTCTAATTGGAGTTTACTTAGAAGAGCACAACCCGCCACCAGTTTCTTCATGCACGCAAGCAGGAAGAAGGTACTAGCAAGTAGTAGCAACAACATATGTAGTACTACTACAGTTAGGTGTCTACTAGGTAGCAGCAACCAGCACCTTCACATAAGCTAGCATTATGCCCATAACCACGGCCGAAACCATAACTCAACACTCAATCTACCATAAGCTTATATGTTTCTACAGACATTCCATATCAGTAAGATACCGACTCCTTTACATCACGGTGGGAAGATGACACAACCACAGGCATCGATATCAGGTCCGTTGCTGCCAGAATTACTGGGCTTGAATTTCCGTTGCTGCTACTTGCCACGTTTATCCTTTGTATCGACCACGGCCCGTCATTGTTCACGGGTAGCTCTCATCCATCTCCTGTGAACTTGATACCAGTCCCAATGAAAGGACATCAATCTCAGTAGCAGCCACACCCATAAACTGTATTCTTTGCCTCGAATGGCTTCTCACGAGTTTCAGATGTTGCCTTTGATCTTTTTTGGTCGCTGGCATCTCCAAGCATCTTTTCTTTCGGTATCAGTGTTGATGGCACAATTTGCATGATGCTGAAACAATTGAACCAGGTACAAAATTAAAATCACTAAGGGCTCCGTTTAATAATAAAGAAGAGaggccactcattttcttgtacttGTCCAAAGCTTGAATGACATCACTGATTTTGCTACGCATGGCTTCAACGGATGCTGAAGGATCACTCGGTGATCCGTGTAGAGCCAAGTCGAAATCTTCCAAAGCTCTAGGAAACAACAGACATTATGATCAGATATAAAGGTAAGTTTATTTCACAAACATATGCCTGGTTTCCTCATCTATATACCTTCGGCAAAAATCCACAGCCTTCGATGCAGCTTCACCTTGATCATTAGCATATTTTACCATCTGCATCACGATTTTATTAGGATTCAGTCACAATGGGAATTCATAACATCAATTTAATAATTGCCCAAGAATGCTGACGGTTCATAATTTGAAATCAAGCAATTGCTTTATAAACACGCTAGCACGGCTGCCTAAATAGTTTGGACAAATAAATGAAGAATCTGAAGCTTGTCAAAGAGAAGTTGTGTGCGTGGTCCAAAGAAACAGAAATAGAAACTTGACCACAAAGGGTTTATATCAAAGAGATAAGGATACACTCGTAACATGAAGCCCTGGACTATATCTGTGGGATACAATAACAGAACTTACTGGTCTGATACTGGAACGCAGAGATGATACTGGAGAAAACTGAAGTAATAATCTGTATGTGTTGTCAGTTGACCTCTCAATTTCCAAGCATTGATCTGCAATTGACCATACAGATGTGAATGTCCTGGTCATGACAGCCAATTTGCAAGAACATATATCTGCAGAGCTAATGATGCTATCACATGGGCTGCGCTTGCTTAAGATGTTCACCAAGAAAGTTACAGACATACATGTGAAGAGTGAAAGCACATAAAATTTACAAGCATATTATACTTGACATGGGCAAGCATTTAGAGTAATACTGCAGATTAAATTCAGAAGATATTAACAGATGATGCTAAGAAATTAATTACAGATCAACGGTCTAAACATGCACTTGGTGAATGTTGGCTGCACATCTAGTATGTCATAACCAAGACAAATAAAGATCATATATCAAGAAGTCAGGCTTATTAGTTACCAAGTTCTTGAAGCCAGTCTAGAGTCCGCAGCACTTGCACCACACACTGCTTTGCACTCAACCTGGCAACAGACATCCTACAGAAGCAGCAGCATAAACGAAATAGATATCATGCAAAAAATCAAATACTGGAACAGCTAAAATTAGCGATGTGTGAATTACCGCTTAGAGCACTTGTCCGCTGGATTATCCATGCCTGCCCCTGCAATAGTTTGAGACAACGAAACAGTTAGATAAAAAGGACGGCAAAAGAAAAATGTATACCTTATCAATTGAGTAATTTTATTGCCCCGTCAGCAGATAATGGATCAAAAAAATTGGAGGATACATCATTACATCATTGGATTGCTCTCATTTCTTCTAACGAATTATACCAGTGTGCCATAAACAGCATGCATAGCAAGACCATCCTGCAGTGGTAATATGGTGTCTGAGGATGTGCGCAGGTTGGTCAAGCACACATGGCCGAAACGACAAGCAACATGAGATGGAAAGACACTGGCCCTAGCAGATTGCTGTTATTAGTGGATTTTCATGATAGTTGTGGTATTTCATGCTGCATAAGCCACTTGAGGTTGTCTATATCCATGGATGCTTTAATTCGGTTCATGGAACAGATTTGAATTAGCAGCAACAAATCATTGTTTTTCCTGGTTGGTTGGAGGAATGGATGAGTCAGTTCATCATGCACAGCCTCAGTTATCATAAGCACTAAGTGCCGAACAAGTTAACTAGGTATGGGATCAtcccacaaaaaacaaaaaatggccTCATGATACACCTGGACTATCTTTGGCAATGTCAACAGCTATTTCATCTTGCATACTTGCACAATATGAAACTTAAGGTTACAGAATATATGATGTGTGTTCATGAACCCCGTGTTGCCTGCCTGTATAAGTGAGGTCTCCATAGTCCATACACAGGGTCCATGCTGGTAGCACATTTAGTAAGTATGGGCTGCAGCTTCATGCGTGTTTCTAACGCATCAACATGTATGAATCATAGCTAGATTTTAACATTAATGAAACCAGCTAAAAGTTAATGACCACGAACAGTCCAATGTCCATAGTGTCAATACCGAAACATTGTCCTAAGCACATATAACCAACAGACAACAAAGAATTCAAAAGATAAGACTGCGAGTTAAATTATTACATGGGCATAAAGGTAGAAGAAGCACCTGGGGTCATGTTGAGGTACTTGGGGAAGTCGCATGAAGAGTACATTGCAATGTGGTACGTGTACCGTCCAAGAGAGAACTGGACCATTGCTTCCACACCTGCCCTTTCCATGTCAACTGCGATGGCCCAGGCAGTCTCGTCGTCAGCATTCACCTTAGCCACCATGTAAAAAAGATCGTCATCACGCCTGCTCGGCAGCGGGGTATAGAAAATAAGTTTCTTCAAGTCCAGTTTTTGGGTCTCATCACACCACAGCCCAGGCAATACAGCAGAAAAACTTTGGTCAACTGAGATGTTAGCAACATCGACCGTGGAGCGGATCTCCCACTTGTCCCAGGAGAACTTCCTCTCCCACACAGTGGCTCTCCAACCTATACCGCTGGTCCTGACAACAGGGTCATCAAATTCTACCTCGATGAATTTGATGAGATCGCCGGAGCAGGCAACATTGCAATAATACTGAGGGGCGATCTCAGGGTGGCCATCCTCGTCGAGAAAGCTAACCCTTGATTCGGGGAACGGGATAAATTTGATGACAGGATTCCCGTCCAACAGGTTGCAAAGAAGGACAATGCCACGCATGAGCTCAACCCAGCCCAGTGAGCCTGCAACAGAATCTGCTGTGACATGCCATGTCGACAACACATGAGCCTCTCAGACTTGGTTAAGTGCCGCAACGACACCCCACGCCCGAGTTTCAGACGAGAAGACGTGCGCATGAAACCACCAATCAGAATCTTTGCCAAGACACTGGCGGTCGATGTAGGCGACGGCGTAGTGCTGGCCGTCGGCGCAGGGCAAGAGGCCGAACCCCGTTCTCCTGAAGACCGTGGAGCTGGGGTCCCGGTCCGGGAGCAGCTGCAGCGACTGCTTCCCTGCGGGGGCGGCTCTGTAGACGAAGTGGTGGATGGAGCCCCTGAATGAGAGGCAGAAGACGACGAAGGCGGCCGCGGCGCAGACGAGGGAGGGCGGCTCCTTCTCGTGGAAGACGGAGGGGTCGAGGCCGGGGCAGTTGAAGGTGAAGTAGGAGACGCCCGGCGGGTCGACGAGCCAGAAGGACACCTCCACGGCTTGGCCCTCGCTGGTCCGGCACTTGGCGGTGGTCTCGTTCCGGCGTTCCGAGAAACGCGGCTCCTCGCAGAGGAAGACCCAGTCGGGAAATCCGGAGGCGGCCGGAGTCGGCGGCTTTTGAGCCCATCAGGGTGGAGGGCTGGAAGGAAAGAGCGGGGAGCGCCATGGATCTTGATACCGAGGTCGGACGCAACAGGCTCTAGGGCAACAAATTTGGCGGGGAATCAGGTTGCCCGCCGAACACGGGATTGGTGGAATCCGGGGAAAGGTTGGTGATGGTGGCGATGTTACTTCAGGTACGGAGGCGACTCGGCGGGAGGTGCAGGCGTCGGCGGGAATCGCCGGTCGAGGACGGGGAACCCTTAAGACCCGTCAAAACTTGTTAAAATTCCAGTTTAGTCCAAAACCAAAACGGACTCCACTTATCCACTACGGCGCGGCACCTGGTGTCAAGCGAGCGCACGGCAGCGCACACAAATCCAACGGCTATTACTCCATCGCGCTGGATGATTGTAGGGAGAACGTTCGCTCCTTAAAATTGCCGTTTACTAAGCCTTTTTTCTTGGGACTATCTATTTAACATTTGACTGTTTTCCAATTGGATATCATTCAAATTTTCTGAGCAATGTTCTGTTGACATCTGTATTTGCCCAAAACCACTGATACTTCTCATTCCCACTAAACGGGTCAGGCTAAAAAAAAGACCCAGTTGTCAACTAAACCAAAAGAACAATAAAACCCCACGTGATCCCTCCCAGCAGCTTCCCTGTACCACACCTGACAACAAAAGGTAGAAGCAAAAGAGCCGTTAAACATCTCTGCTTGAAATTGCCTCCCAATAAACAAAACGGATATAATTTCCCTGGAATATCATCAAATCTCGCAGACTTTGTATTGGGGATAGCAGATTGAATAGAAACACTCTTATTGCATGCAAAATCACAGAAAAAACTAGCAGTCAATTGAATTATGAACAaaccaaaagaaaaaaataaacagGGAAATAAAATGAAAGCTAAAGTAAAAAAGATGAAACTAACCAAATGAGAACTTGCTCAGTGAATGATTCTCACTGCCAAAAACTTCCACGGAAGCATGAATGTTTGCAAGAAAAGAAGATTGCAACACACAATTCAATACATCAACAATGAGAGACTCTGAACATTCAACAAAAATCTTAGGCTTCTCTTGATGTCTGGCCTGAACAAGATCCACAAGTTCATGAGCAAActgtaaaaaagaaagaaagaataaaagGAGTTAGAATACCACTAAATAACATATAATCAGTACGAATAAAAATAGTAGGAATTACAGTAGGACTACTACAGCAACAAACAATAACTAGGAAGAGCAATTACCTCAGAGCCAAAATGATCACCAAAATTTGACTCAACTCTTGTAGCAAATGGAACATCAGATGCATCAAAATCCATACTCTTACTCGCTGAAGATTTTTGAACAGAACCCTGAAACAATAGAGTGGTACATGAGAAATATAAAACTGAACCACACAgcacaaagaaaaaaaaacaagcaaaactaACTAATCTGAAAACTAAATGAAGTACAAGCTCTCTTCAATGGCCTCTTTCCATAAGAGCGGCTATTGTTTCTGTCAAGCTCTGAAAACTGTTTAACTTTGTTA
The Triticum dicoccoides isolate Atlit2015 ecotype Zavitan chromosome 3A, WEW_v2.0, whole genome shotgun sequence genome window above contains:
- the LOC119266882 gene encoding uncharacterized protein LOC119266882; the encoded protein is MRGIVLLCNLLDGNPVIKFIPFPESRVSFLDEDGHPEIAPQYYCNVACSGDLIKFIEVEFDDPVVRTSGIGWRATVWERKFSWDKWEIRSTVDVANISVDQSFSAVLPGLWCDETQKLDLKKLIFYTPLPSRRDDDLFYMVAKVNADDETAWAIAVDMERAGVEAMVQFSLGRYTYHIAMYSSCDFPKYLNMTPGAGMDNPADKCSKRMSVARLSAKQCVVQVLRTLDWLQELDQCLEIERSTDNTYRLLLQFSPVSSLRSSIRPMVKYANDQGEAASKAVDFCRRALEDFDLALHGSPSDPSASVEAMRSKISDVIQALDNIMQIVPSTLIPKEKMLGDASDQKRSKATSETREKPFEAKNTVYGCGCY